Proteins encoded by one window of Lathyrus oleraceus cultivar Zhongwan6 chromosome 1, CAAS_Psat_ZW6_1.0, whole genome shotgun sequence:
- the LOC127136174 gene encoding sterol 3-beta-glucosyltransferase UGT80A2 isoform X1: MSRRKPKAVFMAFGTKGDVYPLAAIAAAFASDQKQYNVILITHSAHESLSSHLGEKHVEFCAVSSPPVLSADQNNDIEGEAKSSFLLQKKKITRDHRRECFSLIERIFGDEPSLDGDLIVINFFALEGWSLAECFSIRCIVAAPYVVPYSAPATFERQFQREFPLLYRYLIEAPAGKVCWKDVDHWMWPLFTENWGSWRNDDLHLSPCPFTDPVTGIPTWYDRPQSPLVMYGFSKEVVECPAYWPSRVRVCGFWFLPIEWQFSCTKCRETLLYDSSGHQYEKDNLCPRHLELQNFVKDTPIFIGLSAIGSMGFLKDPHSFIGVLQAVLSTTNYKFILFTGGYEPLESVVRTIATEATLDQNSWSEDCLSLYNGRLFCFFSSIPYGWLFPNCAAVIHHGGSGTIAAALQAGTPQVVCPFVLDQFYWAERMHWLGVSPEPLGRNHLLPDKNDNRSIQEAAHVLSLAIHVALSSRVKTRAAEIAEKIFLEDGVSDAIKYLKEELSLN; this comes from the exons ATGTCGAGAAGAAAACCGAAAGCAGTATTCATGGCCTTCGGAACCAAAGGCGATGTCTACCCTCTTGCT GCCATTGCAGCAGCTTTTGCTAGTGATCAGAAACAATACAATGTCATTCTAATAACTCATTCCGCACACGAG AGCTTAAGTTCTCACTTAGGTGAAAAACACGTTGAGTTTTGCGCAGTTTCATCGCCTCCGGTTCTTTCCGCTGATCAGAATAATGATATTGAAG GGGAGGCAAAGTCATCGTTTTTATTGCAGAAAAAGAAAATTACCAGAGATCATAGACGGGAATGCTTTTCTCTAATTGAAAGGATATTTGGAGATGAACCAAGCTTGGATGGCGATCTTATTGTGATAAATTTTTTTGCTTTG GAAGGATGGAGTCTTGCAGAATGTTTTTCTATCCGCTGCATTGTAGCTGCACCTTATGTTGTTCCATACAG TGCACCTGCAACATTTGAAAGACAATTCCAAAGAGAATTTCCTCTTCTGTATAGATATCTTATTGAAGCTCCTGCTGGTAAG GTTTGCTGGAAGGATGTGGATCATTGGATGTGGCCCCTTTTCACAGAAAATTGGGGATCATGGAGAAATGACGACTTACATCTGAGTCCATGTCCCTTTACT GATCCAGTTACAGGCATTCCTACTTGGTATGATAGGCCACAATCTCCTCTTGTGAT GTATGGCTTTAGTAAAGAAGTTGTTGAATGTCCAG CATACTGGCCATCAAGAGTGCGGGTTTGTGGTTTTTGGTTCCTTCCTATTGAATGGCAGTTTTCATGTACGAAATGCAGAGAAACATTGTTATACGATTCATCAGGACATCAATATGAAAAAGATAACTTATGTCCCCGTCATTTAGAGTTGCAAAATTTTGTTAAGGATACACCGATTTTCATTGGATTGAGTGCTATTGGAAG CATGGGTTTTCTAAAAGATCCTCATTCATTTATCGGTGTTCTTCAGGCGGTCCTGAGCACCACAAATTATAAATTTATTCTCTTTACAGGTGGATATGAACCTTTAGAGTCGGTGGTTCGCACAATTGCTACCGAAGCAACATTAGACCAGAATAGTTGGAGTGAAGACTGTCTCTCTCTTTATAATGGCCGGTTGTTTTGTTTTTTTAG TTCCATACCATATGGTTGGCTTTTCCCAAATTGTGCGGCTGTGATTCACCATGGAGGCAG TGGAACTATTGCTGCTGCATTACAGGCAGGCACACCACAG GTAGTGTGCCCTTTTGTGTTAGACCAGTTTTATTGGGCGGAAAGAATGCATTGGCTCGGTGTTTCACCTGAACCGCTCGGTAGAAATCATTTGCTTCCCGATAAAAATGACAACAGAAGTATCCAAGAAGCTGCACATGTACTATCACTTGCGATACACGTTGCATTATCATCGAGAGTGAAAACACGAGCTGCAGAAATTGCTGAAAAAATATTTCTTGAG GATGGTGTATCGGATGCAATTAAGTACCTCAAGGAAGAGCTGAGCTTGAATTGA
- the LOC127136174 gene encoding sterol 3-beta-glucosyltransferase UGT80B1 isoform X2 has product MSRRKPKAVFMAFGTKGDVYPLAAIAAAFASDQKQYNVILITHSAHESLSSHLGEKHVEFCAVSSPPVLSADQNNDIEGEAKSSFLLQKKKITRDHRRECFSLIERIFGDEPSLDGDLIVINFFALEGWSLAECFSIRCIVAAPYVVPYSAPATFERQFQREFPLLYRYLIEAPAGKVCWKDVDHWMWPLFTENWGSWRNDDLHLSPCPFTDPVTGIPTWYDRPQSPLVMYGFSKEVVECPAYWPSRVRVCGFWFLPIEWQFSCTKCRETLLYDSSGHQYEKDNLCPRHLELQNFVKDTPIFIGLSAIGSMGFLKDPHSFIGVLQAVLSTTNYKFILFTGGYEPLESVVRTIATEATLDQNSWSEDCLSLYNGRLFCFFSSIPYGWLFPNCAAVIHHGGRQAHHR; this is encoded by the exons ATGTCGAGAAGAAAACCGAAAGCAGTATTCATGGCCTTCGGAACCAAAGGCGATGTCTACCCTCTTGCT GCCATTGCAGCAGCTTTTGCTAGTGATCAGAAACAATACAATGTCATTCTAATAACTCATTCCGCACACGAG AGCTTAAGTTCTCACTTAGGTGAAAAACACGTTGAGTTTTGCGCAGTTTCATCGCCTCCGGTTCTTTCCGCTGATCAGAATAATGATATTGAAG GGGAGGCAAAGTCATCGTTTTTATTGCAGAAAAAGAAAATTACCAGAGATCATAGACGGGAATGCTTTTCTCTAATTGAAAGGATATTTGGAGATGAACCAAGCTTGGATGGCGATCTTATTGTGATAAATTTTTTTGCTTTG GAAGGATGGAGTCTTGCAGAATGTTTTTCTATCCGCTGCATTGTAGCTGCACCTTATGTTGTTCCATACAG TGCACCTGCAACATTTGAAAGACAATTCCAAAGAGAATTTCCTCTTCTGTATAGATATCTTATTGAAGCTCCTGCTGGTAAG GTTTGCTGGAAGGATGTGGATCATTGGATGTGGCCCCTTTTCACAGAAAATTGGGGATCATGGAGAAATGACGACTTACATCTGAGTCCATGTCCCTTTACT GATCCAGTTACAGGCATTCCTACTTGGTATGATAGGCCACAATCTCCTCTTGTGAT GTATGGCTTTAGTAAAGAAGTTGTTGAATGTCCAG CATACTGGCCATCAAGAGTGCGGGTTTGTGGTTTTTGGTTCCTTCCTATTGAATGGCAGTTTTCATGTACGAAATGCAGAGAAACATTGTTATACGATTCATCAGGACATCAATATGAAAAAGATAACTTATGTCCCCGTCATTTAGAGTTGCAAAATTTTGTTAAGGATACACCGATTTTCATTGGATTGAGTGCTATTGGAAG CATGGGTTTTCTAAAAGATCCTCATTCATTTATCGGTGTTCTTCAGGCGGTCCTGAGCACCACAAATTATAAATTTATTCTCTTTACAGGTGGATATGAACCTTTAGAGTCGGTGGTTCGCACAATTGCTACCGAAGCAACATTAGACCAGAATAGTTGGAGTGAAGACTGTCTCTCTCTTTATAATGGCCGGTTGTTTTGTTTTTTTAG TTCCATACCATATGGTTGGCTTTTCCCAAATTGTGCGGCTGTGATTCACCATGGAGGCAG GCAGGCACACCACAG GTAG
- the LOC127106552 gene encoding uncharacterized protein LOC127106552: MSKEELKKPIEAHEKRMEERNNEKAKTEIALQAHLNEKDKRSKGRWHMKSKGNFQNYGGRESQSSKNSTCQRGEYSSSRLRDNINNNSGNAAKTGYNRLHESYNRLHAEENVMVIMRKGIQCNKEWYLDSGCSTHSTGRKDWFIKINCAMKNKVKFADDTTLAVDEIDDVLIMRMDGGLSLIKDVLYILGIICNLLNISQFLEKGNRIHMENKGLRVMDVSEVLVLKAPMDANRTIKFELKVMEHRCLAKEVSQEDWMWHYHLGHLNFPDLKDLQKNGMVMGFPLINISAEICGECV; encoded by the exons ATGAGCAAGGAGGAGCTGAAAAAACCTATTGAGGCTCATGAGAAAAGGATGGAGGAAAGAAATAATGAGAAGGCAAAGACGGAGATCGCTTTGCAAGCTCACCTCAATGAGAAGGACAAGAGATCAAAAGGAAGATGGCACATGAAAAGTAAAGGGAATTTTCAGAATTATGGTGGAAGAGAGTCCCAAAGTTCCAAGAATTCGACTTGTCAAAGGG GCGAATACAGCAGCAGCAGGCTGCGGgacaacatcaacaataattctGGAAATGCTGCAAAAACAGGTTATAACCGGTTACATGAAAGTTATAACCGGTTACATGCAGAAGAAAATGTCATGGTGATTATGAGAAAAGGAATCCAATGCAACAAAGAATGGTATTTGGATTCCGGTTGTTCTACTCATAGTACAGGGAGGAAGGATTGGTTTATTAAAATCAATTGTGCCATGAAGAATAAAGTGAAGTTTGCGGATGACACCACTCTAGCAGTCGATGAGATTGatgatgttttgatcatgagaaTGGATGGTGGACTCTCTTTGATCAAAGATGTATTGTATATTCTAGGAATCATATGTAACCTTTTAAATATAAGCCAATTTCTTGAGAAGGGTAACAGGATTCACATGGAAAACAAGGGGTTGCGTGTTATGGATGTAAGTGAGGTTTTGGTCCTTAAAGCTCCTATGGATGCCAATAGAACTATCAAGTTTGAACTGAAGGTTATGGAGCATAGATGTCTTGCTAAAGAGGTAAGTCAAGAAGATTGGATGTGGCACTATCATCTTGGGCATCTCAACTTCCCAGATCTCAAAGACTTGCAAAAGAACGGAATGGTAATGGGGTTTCCATTGATCAACATATCGGCTGAAATTTGTGGAGAATGTGTGTAA